One Lutra lutra chromosome 7, mLutLut1.2, whole genome shotgun sequence DNA window includes the following coding sequences:
- the DLST gene encoding dihydrolipoyllysine-residue succinyltransferase component of 2-oxoglutarate dehydrogenase complex, mitochondrial: MLSRSRCVSRAFSRSLSAFQKGNCPLGRRSLPGVSLCQGPGYPDSRKIVINNSSVFSVRFFRTTAVCKDDVITVKTPAFAESVTEGDVRWEKAVGDTVAEDEVVCEIETDKTSVQVPSPANGVIEALLVPDGGKVEGGTPLFTLRKTGAAPAKAKPAEAPAATAPKAEPPASAAPPPPAASIPTQMPPMPSPSQPLASKPVSAVKPTTAPPVAEPGAGKGLRSEHREKMNRMRQRIAQRLKEAQNTCAMLTTFNEIDMSNIQEMRARHKDAFLKKHNLKLGFMSAFVKASAFALQEQPVVNAVIDDTTKEVVYRDYIDISVAVATPRGLVVPVIRNVESMNYADIERTISELGEKARKNELAIEDMDGGTFTISNGGVFGSLFGTPIINPPQSAILGMHAIVDRPVALGGKVEVRPMMYVALTYDHRLIDGREAVTFLRKIKAAVEDPRVLLLDL; encoded by the exons ATGCTGTCCCGGTCTCGCTGCGTGTCCCGGGCGTTCAGCCGCTCGCTCTCTGCCTTCCAGAAG GGGAACTGCCCTCTAGGGAGACGTTCGCTGCCTG GGGTCTCCTTATGTCAGGGACCAGGTTACCCTGACAGCAGGAAGATTGT tattaaCAACAGTAGTGTCTTCAGTGTTCGCTTCTTCAGAACTACAGCTGTGTGCA AGGATGATGTGATTACAGTCAAAACTCCAGCATTTGCAGAATCTGTCACAGAGGGAGACGTCAGGTGGGAGAAAG CTGTTGGAGACACTGTTGCAGAAGATGAAGTGGTTTGTGAGATTGAAACTGACAAG ACATCTGTGCAGGTTCCATCACCAGCAAATGGCGTGATTGAAGCTCTTTTGGTACCTGATGGGGGAAAAGTAGAAGGAGGCACTCCTCTTTTCACACTCAGGAAAACTGGCG ctgCTCCTGCGAAGGCCAAGCCAGCCGAAGCTCCTGCTGCCACAGCCCCCAAAGCAGAGCCTCCAGCATCGgcagctcctcctccccccgcAGCCTCCATACCCACTCAGATGCCGCCAATGCCCTCGCCCTCACAGCCTCTAGCTAGCAAACCTG tGTCTGCAGTGAAACCCACTACTGCCCCTCCAGTAGCTGAGCCAGGAGCTGGCAAGGGTCTGCGTTCAGAACATCGG GAGAAAATGAACAGGATGCGGCAGCGCATCGCCCAGCGTCTGAAGGAGGCCCAGAACACGTGTGCCATGCTGACGACTTTCAATGAGATCGACATGAG TAACATCCAGGAGATGAGGGCTCGGCACAAAGATGCTTTTCTGAAGAAACATAACCTCAAACTAGGCTTCATGTCAGCGTTCGTGAAGGCCTCAGCCTTTGCCTTGCAGGAGCAGCCTGTGGTCAATGCAG TGATTGACGACACAACCAAAGAGGTGGTGTATAGGGATTACATTGACATCAGTGTTGCGGTGGCCACCCCACGG GGTCTGGTGGTTCCTGTCATCAGGAACGTGGAATCTATGAATTACGCAGATATCGAGCGAACCATCAGTGAACTGGGAGAGAAG GCCCGAAAGAATGAACTTGCCATTGAAGACATGGATGGTGGTACTTTCACCATTAGCAATGGAGGTGTTTTCGGCTCGCTCTTTGGAACACCCATCATCAACCCCCCACAGTCGGCCATCCTGGGCATGCACGCCATCGTTGATAGGCCAGTGGCTTTGGGAGGCAAG GTGGAGGTGCGGCCCATGATGTACGTAGCACTGACCTACGATCACCGGCTGATTGATGGCAGAGAGGCGGTAACTTTTCTTCGCAAAATCAAAGCAGCGGTagaggatcccagagtcctgctaCTGGACCTTTAG